From Nicotiana tabacum cultivar K326 chromosome 15, ASM71507v2, whole genome shotgun sequence, the proteins below share one genomic window:
- the LOC142169714 gene encoding uncharacterized protein LOC142169714, producing the protein MHDFIMDEDSELWDVICDGPFVHTKTSANPAVIVPKTRKEFNDVDRKAIEKNFRAKKILVCGIGPNEYNRISACQSTKEIWKVLQTDHEGTTQVKQSKIDMLTTEYELFRMKDDESIQDMHTRFTSIVNEFHSLEEIISRNKLVRKILSILPSSWES; encoded by the coding sequence ATGCACGATTTCATCATGGATGAAGATTCCGAGCTCTGGGACGTCATCTGTGATGGACCCTTCGTTCACACAAAGACCAGTGCCAACCCTGCTGTAATTGTTCccaaaacaagaaaagaattcAATGACGTCGACCGAAAAGCCATAGAAaagaattttcgtgcaaagaaaattcttgtttgTGGCATTGGTCCTAATGAATACAACAGGATATCGGCATGCCAGTCAACCAAGGAAATCTGGAAAGTTCTCCAGACAGATCACGAAGGAACAACACAGGTCAAACAATCCAAGATTGACATGCTCACAACTGAATacgagctcttcaggatgaaagATGATGAATCCATTCAAGACATGCATACTCGCTTCACATCGATCGTTAATGAGTTTCACTCTCTTGAAGAAATTATTTCAAGAAACAAACTTGTCAGAAAAATACTTAGTATACTgcccagttcttgggaaagcTAA